The following proteins are encoded in a genomic region of Sorangiineae bacterium MSr12523:
- a CDS encoding cysteine hydrolase, producing MAIDPRTTAVVLIEYQNEFTSKGGVLHEAVAPVMAETNMLSNTVKFVDAARRKGVTVMHAPITFAADYGELTKHPYGILKGVVDGKAFVKGSWGATIVDALKPAQGDIVIEGKRGLDTFASTNLDFILRSKGIKTVILGGFLTNCCVESTMRTAYEHGFDVITLTDCLAATSAEEHRNALKFDFPMFSKPMPSTEVIAQIG from the coding sequence ATCCGCGCACCACCGCCGTCGTTCTCATCGAATATCAAAACGAGTTCACCTCCAAAGGAGGCGTACTCCACGAGGCTGTCGCACCGGTGATGGCCGAGACGAACATGCTGTCCAACACCGTCAAATTCGTGGATGCGGCCCGCCGCAAGGGCGTGACCGTCATGCACGCGCCCATCACGTTCGCGGCCGACTACGGAGAGCTCACCAAGCACCCGTACGGCATCCTGAAAGGCGTGGTCGATGGCAAAGCCTTCGTCAAAGGCTCATGGGGCGCGACCATCGTCGATGCGCTGAAACCCGCTCAAGGCGATATCGTCATCGAAGGCAAACGCGGCCTCGACACCTTTGCCAGCACGAATCTCGACTTCATCTTGCGCAGCAAAGGCATCAAAACCGTCATTCTCGGCGGCTTCCTGACGAACTGTTGCGTCGAATCGACGATGCGAACCGCCTACGAGCACGGCTTCGACGTGATCACCCTCACGGATTGCCTGGCCGCGACCTCCGCCGAGGAGCACCGCAACGCTCTGAAATTCGATTTCCCGATGTTCTCCAAGCCGATGCCCTCCACCGAGGTCATCGCGCAGATCGGTTGA
- a CDS encoding VOC family protein: MYDHIGLLVSDLDASVRFYTAALEPLGFVLCSKDASCAGFGPAGEPALWLYPASQPGAAKTHIAFRASGRKAVDQFHAAGTKAGGRDHGKPGLRADYSPTYYAAFLLDPDGNNVEAVCLKAP, encoded by the coding sequence ATGTACGATCATATTGGCCTATTGGTGAGCGATCTCGATGCCAGCGTGCGTTTCTATACGGCGGCGCTGGAGCCTCTGGGCTTCGTGCTCTGCTCGAAGGATGCGTCGTGTGCAGGATTCGGCCCCGCCGGCGAGCCCGCCCTTTGGCTCTATCCGGCGTCGCAACCCGGCGCGGCGAAGACGCATATCGCTTTCCGCGCTTCCGGGCGCAAGGCGGTCGACCAATTCCACGCCGCCGGCACGAAAGCCGGCGGGCGCGATCACGGCAAACCTGGTTTGCGGGCCGACTACAGCCCGACGTATTACGCCGCCTTCTTGCTGGATCCCGACGGCAACAACGTCGAAGCCGTCTGTCTCAAGGCTCCTTGA
- a CDS encoding DUF2867 domain-containing protein codes for MAPPRTRDLARVDFRDQHEGPPADASLDELVHRLFRDRPRWVDIAMSVRHFLVRPFGLDTTSGSDAPRSLTEGTRAGPFWILSVNPDEIVAGLDDRHLDFRVYLTKKQGLVVRTDVSFHNALGRIYFALIRLGHVWVVRSMLRRTVPSIASAA; via the coding sequence ATGGCACCTCCCCGAACGCGGGATCTTGCCCGCGTGGACTTCCGCGACCAACACGAAGGGCCGCCCGCGGATGCGTCCCTCGATGAACTCGTGCACCGCCTCTTCCGAGACCGACCCCGCTGGGTCGATATCGCCATGAGCGTGCGTCATTTCCTCGTCCGCCCCTTTGGACTGGACACCACCTCGGGCTCCGACGCGCCACGGTCCCTGACCGAAGGGACTCGCGCAGGCCCTTTTTGGATCCTATCCGTCAACCCTGACGAAATCGTCGCGGGTCTCGACGATCGCCACCTCGATTTCCGCGTCTACCTCACGAAGAAACAGGGCCTCGTCGTTCGCACCGACGTCTCGTTCCACAACGCGTTGGGGCGTATTTACTTCGCCCTCATCCGGCTCGGCCACGTCTGGGTCGTCCGGAGCATGCTCCGCCGAACGGTGCCCTCGATCGCGTCTGCCGCATGA
- a CDS encoding bifunctional serine/threonine-protein kinase/ABC transporter substrate-binding protein: MNQSRAAGKHRLLIELGRGGMGTVYLATRRDQVAERPALVVVKHLRAELASHLRFLQGFLDESHLAMRLDHPNIVRTWDVGFEARHYFLEMEYLEGQTLDVLMRTAASSKDGLPWAVGIFALEQVLAGLHYAHELTDAHGRPLAIVHRDVSPHNVLVTYDGAVKLLDFGIAKAAISSHETSTGIIKGKITYMAPEQAGRRNVDRRADIFSVGVMLWQCLTGQRLWADVPEPLLFHKLDRGEIDPPRTLRPDVPEALEAICMKALALDPAQRYTTAEELRVALSHERRTRWGEVGRVELARTMIAYFAERRAADKAQIDARLAARADESFEVLPVLGQAPSLPVIALGIDPAGRTSTGTRTEPHHGNSKTVRRRRVPRWAAVAMGAAVAAVAGAAGIGLASRARTHPAAEATQDAPVLAGCTSNAACVRQNDGHPYICRKSTDGACVSLEAPGCKVLAEKGDIENDATIWFGAMFPMSGKNAEAFGLESVNTVDLARRDFVQIARGIPSPAPGKPARPIGIIACDDAVNPKEAARHLVDLQVPAVIGFTSSQEVIDLATESFIPNGILAVATQNRSSLITTIPHPPYEPRLVWRTTFNTAVNMIPVSAVVAEVIEPSLRASHVLKPDEPMRVVHLRIRNTTGLSGSDALLGTLRFNGKSAVENGSNYLELLYTNPQDPRPIADSSIVDALLKFRPHVIISAGFDTNTKTVLAPLETRWPRSEGFRPRYVVAGMYGDDFFQLLGKNAERRRRFLGVGLPTSTLVNAKLTMHYNETYTPKVTQSGAPGAVYDAVYLLAYAAYAMGDLPMTGSNLARGIGRLVPPGEPIDVGPTKIFEAFRLLQEGKSIDLRGAATPLDFDLATGESPIDFALLCVGTDEHGMANEAIEPGPIFRAATKRIEGLPLRCP; this comes from the coding sequence ATGAATCAGAGCCGCGCAGCAGGCAAGCATCGACTGTTGATTGAACTGGGGCGCGGTGGCATGGGCACCGTTTACCTGGCGACACGTCGGGATCAGGTGGCGGAGCGGCCGGCGTTGGTCGTGGTGAAGCACCTGCGGGCGGAGCTTGCGTCGCATTTGCGCTTTCTCCAGGGGTTTCTCGATGAGTCGCATTTGGCGATGCGGCTCGATCATCCGAACATCGTTCGCACTTGGGACGTCGGGTTCGAGGCGCGGCATTACTTCCTCGAGATGGAGTACCTCGAGGGGCAGACCCTCGATGTGCTCATGCGCACGGCTGCTTCGTCGAAGGACGGGCTGCCTTGGGCCGTGGGCATCTTTGCGCTGGAGCAGGTGCTCGCAGGGCTTCACTACGCGCACGAGCTCACCGATGCGCATGGGCGGCCGCTCGCGATCGTGCACCGCGATGTGTCGCCCCACAATGTGCTCGTCACCTACGACGGAGCGGTGAAGCTGCTCGATTTCGGCATCGCCAAGGCGGCGATTTCCTCGCACGAGACGTCGACCGGCATCATCAAGGGCAAAATCACGTACATGGCCCCGGAGCAGGCGGGCCGGCGGAACGTGGATCGACGCGCCGACATTTTCTCCGTGGGCGTGATGCTCTGGCAGTGCCTCACGGGGCAGCGGCTCTGGGCGGATGTGCCCGAGCCGCTCCTCTTTCACAAGCTCGATCGGGGCGAGATCGATCCGCCGCGCACCCTGCGGCCCGATGTGCCCGAGGCGCTCGAGGCCATTTGCATGAAGGCGCTGGCGCTCGATCCTGCCCAACGCTATACGACGGCGGAGGAACTGCGCGTCGCGCTTTCGCACGAGCGGCGTACGCGCTGGGGCGAGGTGGGGCGGGTCGAGCTCGCGCGCACGATGATCGCCTATTTTGCCGAGCGCCGTGCTGCCGACAAGGCCCAGATCGATGCGCGGCTGGCCGCACGGGCGGACGAGTCGTTCGAGGTGCTTCCCGTGTTGGGGCAGGCTCCGTCGCTGCCCGTCATCGCGCTCGGCATCGATCCGGCGGGGCGCACCAGCACGGGAACGCGCACGGAACCGCATCATGGGAACTCGAAGACCGTGCGGCGCCGGCGCGTGCCGCGTTGGGCGGCGGTCGCGATGGGCGCGGCGGTGGCGGCGGTGGCCGGGGCGGCGGGCATCGGCTTGGCGTCGCGCGCGCGGACGCATCCCGCTGCGGAGGCGACGCAGGATGCACCGGTTCTCGCAGGGTGTACCTCGAATGCCGCATGCGTCAGGCAAAACGACGGGCATCCATATATCTGCCGCAAATCGACGGACGGCGCGTGCGTGTCGCTCGAAGCACCGGGCTGCAAAGTGCTCGCGGAAAAAGGCGACATCGAGAACGATGCGACGATTTGGTTCGGCGCGATGTTTCCCATGTCAGGCAAGAACGCGGAGGCGTTCGGCCTGGAAAGCGTCAACACCGTCGACCTGGCGCGCCGCGATTTCGTGCAGATTGCACGGGGTATTCCCTCCCCCGCCCCCGGCAAGCCGGCTCGCCCCATTGGCATCATCGCGTGCGACGATGCCGTGAATCCGAAAGAGGCCGCGCGCCACTTGGTGGACCTTCAGGTGCCCGCCGTCATCGGTTTTACCTCGAGCCAAGAGGTCATCGACCTGGCCACGGAGTCGTTCATTCCCAATGGCATCCTGGCCGTGGCGACGCAAAACCGGAGTTCGCTGATTACGACCATTCCGCACCCGCCCTACGAGCCGCGGCTGGTGTGGCGCACCACCTTCAACACGGCGGTGAACATGATTCCCGTGAGCGCGGTGGTGGCCGAGGTCATCGAACCCAGCTTGCGCGCATCACACGTGCTGAAGCCCGATGAACCCATGCGCGTGGTGCATTTGCGAATCCGCAATACGACGGGCCTGAGCGGCTCCGATGCGCTGCTCGGCACGTTGCGCTTCAATGGCAAAAGCGCCGTCGAAAATGGCTCGAATTACCTCGAGCTTTTGTACACGAATCCGCAAGATCCGCGGCCCATTGCGGATTCCAGCATCGTGGATGCATTATTGAAGTTCCGGCCGCACGTGATCATCAGCGCGGGGTTCGATACGAATACCAAAACGGTGCTCGCGCCCCTCGAGACGCGGTGGCCGCGGTCGGAGGGTTTCCGACCGCGTTACGTCGTTGCGGGAATGTACGGGGACGATTTCTTTCAGCTTTTGGGAAAGAACGCGGAGCGGCGGCGGCGTTTTCTGGGGGTGGGTCTGCCGACGTCGACATTGGTCAATGCCAAGTTGACCATGCATTACAATGAGACCTACACGCCCAAAGTGACCCAATCCGGTGCGCCCGGGGCCGTGTACGATGCGGTGTATCTGCTGGCCTATGCCGCCTACGCGATGGGCGATCTGCCCATGACCGGCTCGAATTTGGCGCGCGGGATCGGTCGATTGGTTCCGCCGGGTGAACCCATCGACGTGGGGCCGACCAAGATTTTCGAAGCCTTCCGCCTGCTGCAGGAGGGAAAGTCAATCGATCTGCGCGGTGCAGCCACGCCGCTCGATTTCGATTTGGCAACCGGGGAGTCGCCCATCGATTTTGCGCTTCTCTGCGTGGGCACGGACGAACACGGAATGGCCAACGAGGCCATCGAACCGGGTCCGATTTTCCGTGCCGCCACGAAGAGGATCGAGGGGCTTCCCTTGCGCTGTCCCTAA
- a CDS encoding lamin tail domain-containing protein, translating to MLKNDRLGTKTWRLVSLLACTAAPFAGCSGHEDETVARGASQALVGEGIVISQLYTAGGNAGPPVATFNRDFVEVFNRSNVPVSLAGLSLQYGSNTGNFGGTLSDGGLGGNVYIFPSNVTLAPGQYFLVGMGSTSATNGAALPEVNDSGTLNMGATNGKIALARTVESLSCGSSATPCDSAKIVDIVAFGNATPFEGTGATAALNTTLAALRKDAGCIDANDNKNDFTVETPAPRNAASAAHVCATDGGAPDAEVDANPGIDAGSPDDAGPADGGGGTPEDGGGIDAAPEDAGPADAGPEDAGPVDAGPGDASTDGGNDAGPPGDGTGVVISQIFGAGGNSGASFSRDYVELFNRSNGPVSLAGLSVQYGSATGDFSNNSFTAPVVLPNVTLPKGGYFLVAFAGGDAGTGAGLPKADAEGLTNFSATKAKVALARVITPLGCGGATRCPDTNIVDKVGYGDNTVTDWLGNSRAPAPAGGENTTSIVRKNNGCQDTRNNDADFALTKPATVPHNSESTPAPCSETPTDAGTDSGTGRADAGKSDGGTGNPFDSGTPPRNDGGSGNGAVDVDSGCSCSTPGSSTPMNKGLAFATFAALGLAITARRRRAS from the coding sequence ATGTTGAAGAATGACCGATTGGGTACGAAAACCTGGCGCCTGGTCTCGCTCCTCGCCTGCACCGCCGCGCCGTTCGCGGGGTGTTCGGGGCATGAAGATGAGACGGTGGCCCGAGGTGCCTCACAGGCGTTGGTCGGAGAGGGCATCGTCATCAGCCAGCTCTACACGGCGGGCGGAAATGCCGGCCCCCCGGTGGCTACCTTCAATCGTGACTTCGTCGAGGTTTTCAATCGATCGAACGTGCCTGTATCCCTCGCGGGCCTGTCTTTGCAGTACGGGTCGAACACGGGAAATTTCGGCGGAACGTTGTCCGATGGGGGGCTTGGCGGCAACGTTTACATCTTCCCCTCGAACGTCACGCTCGCACCGGGGCAATACTTCCTCGTTGGTATGGGCTCGACGAGCGCGACCAATGGTGCGGCGCTTCCAGAGGTGAATGACAGCGGGACCCTCAACATGGGGGCAACCAATGGGAAAATCGCTCTTGCCCGCACGGTGGAATCGTTGAGTTGCGGTAGTTCCGCGACGCCATGTGATTCGGCAAAGATCGTGGACATCGTCGCTTTTGGTAACGCGACACCGTTCGAAGGCACCGGTGCGACGGCGGCTCTCAATACGACGTTGGCTGCTCTCCGCAAAGATGCGGGATGCATCGACGCGAACGACAACAAGAACGACTTTACTGTCGAGACGCCTGCACCGCGAAACGCGGCCAGTGCAGCGCACGTGTGCGCGACGGATGGTGGTGCTCCGGATGCAGAGGTGGATGCCAATCCCGGCATCGACGCGGGCAGTCCCGATGATGCCGGTCCCGCCGATGGTGGCGGCGGCACGCCGGAGGATGGTGGTGGCATCGACGCGGCACCGGAGGATGCGGGGCCCGCCGACGCCGGTCCGGAGGATGCCGGCCCTGTGGATGCCGGTCCTGGCGATGCATCGACCGACGGCGGGAATGACGCCGGTCCACCGGGTGATGGAACAGGGGTCGTGATCAGTCAGATCTTCGGCGCGGGTGGTAACTCCGGTGCGAGTTTCAGCCGCGACTACGTCGAGCTGTTCAATCGATCGAACGGGCCCGTGTCGCTGGCTGGGCTGTCGGTTCAATATGGAAGCGCGACGGGCGACTTCTCGAACAACTCCTTCACGGCGCCGGTGGTCCTACCCAACGTGACCTTGCCCAAGGGTGGATACTTCCTCGTGGCCTTCGCGGGCGGCGACGCCGGTACGGGGGCTGGGCTCCCGAAGGCGGACGCGGAAGGGCTCACCAATTTCAGCGCCACGAAGGCCAAGGTAGCTCTTGCACGTGTGATTACGCCGCTCGGATGCGGAGGCGCGACCCGGTGCCCTGACACCAACATCGTCGACAAAGTCGGCTACGGCGACAACACCGTGACGGACTGGCTAGGCAATAGCCGCGCGCCCGCTCCTGCGGGCGGCGAGAACACGACGTCGATCGTTCGGAAGAACAACGGCTGCCAAGACACGCGCAACAACGACGCAGACTTCGCACTGACCAAGCCGGCCACGGTACCCCACAACAGCGAGTCCACGCCCGCTCCGTGCTCCGAGACCCCCACCGACGCGGGGACGGACTCCGGCACCGGTCGAGCCGATGCGGGTAAATCCGATGGCGGCACCGGCAATCCCTTCGACTCGGGAACGCCGCCTCGCAACGATGGAGGCAGCGGCAACGGTGCCGTCGATGTCGACTCGGGCTGCTCCTGCAGCACCCCCGGCTCGAGCACCCCGATGAACAAAGGCCTCGCCTTCGCCACCTTCGCTGCCCTCGGCCTGGCCATCACCGCGCGCCGCCGCCGCGCTTCGTAA
- a CDS encoding four helix bundle protein, with product MILSLEKGMQATPPHRPSRFQVLELAVQAIEVLAPVVARIRRCDRDLGEQLRRALSSVALNIAEGNRSQGGHRIARFSTAAGSNGESRAALRVAVAWGYVQPRELEAADELLDRVAAMLYRLGAKR from the coding sequence ATGATTCTTTCGCTTGAAAAGGGCATGCAAGCAACCCCGCCCCACCGCCCCTCTCGCTTTCAGGTTCTCGAACTCGCTGTTCAGGCCATTGAGGTCCTTGCGCCCGTTGTGGCTCGCATTCGCCGCTGTGACCGGGATCTCGGCGAGCAGCTTCGACGGGCCCTCAGCTCCGTCGCGCTCAACATTGCGGAAGGAAATCGCAGTCAGGGAGGTCATCGCATCGCACGCTTCTCGACGGCGGCTGGCTCCAACGGCGAATCGCGGGCTGCGTTGCGCGTGGCTGTCGCTTGGGGCTACGTGCAACCGCGCGAGCTCGAGGCCGCCGACGAATTGCTCGATCGGGTCGCGGCTATGCTTTATCGCCTTGGCGCGAAGCGGTGA
- the dnaK gene encoding molecular chaperone DnaK produces MGKIIGIDLGTTNSVVAIMEGREPKVIVNEEGSRITPSVVAWDDKGEVLVGQIAKRQAVTNPENTIFSAKRFVGRRFDEVSEELKRVPYKAVKASNADTAFEVRGKVVSPPEVSAKVLQKLKKAAEDYLGEKVNEAVITVPAYFNDAQRQATKDAGRIAGLDVKRIVNEPTAAALAYGLDKKSDEIIAVYDFGGGTFDISILEVGDNVVQVISTNGDTHLGGDDVDNLIIDWLVAEFRKTSGIDVGKDKMALQRLKEAAEKAKIELSSVQETSINLPFLTVGPGGPVHLDMRLSRSKLEQMMTPLIDRSMEPVKRALADAKKSPSDIAEVVLVGGSTRIPLVKETVKKFFGKDPHQGVNPDEVVAIGAAVQAGVLSGDVKDMVLLDVTPLSLGVETLGGVMTAMIPRNTTIPTQKKEVFSTATDSQPSVEVHVLQGERTEARYNRTLGKFHLEGIMPAPRGVPKIEVTFDIDANGILSVHAKDTATGKDQKITITANSGLSDSDIQRMVKEAAENEAEDKARREQIERRNKLDNLCYSLEKTISENKDKLQASDVSTFEGLIKEGRAAVEKQDDAQVTELLEKLEKEAHRIASVMYQGAPGAEGGAPGAPPNGGAEGGAPGADGKGKKDGNVIDAEFEETQ; encoded by the coding sequence ATGGGTAAGATCATCGGCATCGACCTCGGCACCACGAACAGCGTCGTGGCGATCATGGAGGGTCGGGAACCCAAAGTGATCGTGAACGAGGAAGGCTCTCGCATCACGCCGAGCGTGGTGGCGTGGGACGACAAGGGTGAGGTCCTCGTCGGTCAGATCGCCAAGCGCCAAGCGGTCACCAACCCCGAGAATACGATTTTCAGCGCCAAGCGCTTCGTCGGCCGGCGTTTCGATGAGGTCTCCGAAGAACTCAAGCGCGTTCCGTACAAGGCCGTGAAGGCCTCCAACGCCGACACGGCGTTCGAAGTGCGTGGCAAGGTCGTGTCGCCCCCCGAGGTGAGCGCGAAGGTCCTGCAAAAGCTGAAGAAGGCTGCGGAAGATTACCTGGGCGAGAAGGTCAACGAAGCCGTCATCACGGTCCCGGCCTACTTCAACGATGCCCAGCGCCAGGCGACGAAAGACGCCGGCCGTATCGCCGGCCTCGATGTGAAGCGCATCGTGAACGAGCCCACGGCGGCCGCGCTCGCGTACGGTTTGGACAAGAAGAGCGACGAGATCATCGCCGTGTACGACTTCGGCGGTGGCACGTTCGACATCTCGATCCTCGAGGTCGGCGACAATGTCGTGCAGGTCATCTCGACCAACGGCGACACGCACCTCGGCGGTGACGACGTCGACAACCTGATCATCGACTGGCTGGTCGCGGAGTTCCGCAAGACCTCGGGCATCGACGTCGGCAAGGACAAGATGGCCCTGCAGCGCCTCAAGGAGGCCGCGGAGAAGGCAAAGATCGAGCTGTCGAGCGTGCAGGAGACGAGCATCAACCTGCCGTTCCTCACGGTCGGTCCGGGCGGCCCGGTCCACCTCGACATGCGCCTGTCGCGCTCCAAGCTGGAGCAGATGATGACCCCGCTCATCGATCGCTCGATGGAGCCGGTGAAGCGGGCGCTCGCCGACGCGAAGAAGTCTCCTTCGGACATCGCCGAGGTCGTCCTCGTCGGTGGCTCCACGCGCATCCCGCTCGTGAAGGAGACGGTGAAGAAGTTCTTCGGCAAGGACCCGCATCAGGGCGTGAACCCGGACGAGGTCGTGGCCATCGGTGCGGCGGTGCAGGCCGGCGTTCTCTCCGGCGACGTGAAGGACATGGTTCTTCTCGACGTCACCCCGCTGTCGCTCGGCGTGGAGACGCTCGGCGGCGTGATGACCGCGATGATTCCGCGCAACACGACGATTCCGACGCAGAAGAAGGAAGTGTTCTCGACGGCGACGGACAGCCAGCCCAGCGTGGAAGTGCACGTCCTCCAAGGCGAGCGCACCGAGGCGCGTTACAACCGCACCTTGGGCAAGTTCCACCTCGAGGGCATCATGCCGGCCCCGCGTGGCGTGCCGAAGATCGAGGTGACGTTCGACATCGACGCGAACGGCATCCTGTCGGTCCACGCGAAGGACACGGCGACGGGCAAGGATCAGAAGATCACCATCACGGCGAACTCCGGTCTGAGCGACTCGGACATCCAGCGCATGGTCAAGGAAGCCGCCGAGAACGAGGCAGAGGACAAGGCCCGCCGCGAGCAGATCGAGCGGCGCAACAAGCTGGACAACCTGTGCTACTCGCTGGAGAAGACGATCAGCGAGAACAAGGACAAGCTGCAAGCCAGCGACGTGTCGACCTTCGAGGGCTTGATCAAGGAAGGCCGCGCCGCCGTCGAGAAGCAAGACGACGCCCAGGTGACGGAGCTTCTCGAGAAGCTGGAGAAGGAAGCGCACCGCATCGCCAGCGTGATGTACCAAGGCGCCCCCGGCGCCGAAGGCGGCGCCCCGGGCGCCCCGCCGAACGGCGGCGCCGAGGGTGGCGCCCCGGGTGCCGATGGCAAAGGGAAGAAGGACGGCAACGTCATCGACGCCGAGTTCGAAGAGACGCAGTAA
- the pcnB gene encoding polynucleotide adenylyltransferase PcnB: MRQPKQKNTLLMTPSDSPPDDGPRSDWPDLPELPSFTIQHADEYVARQEPPESLSAEDAAAAFRPDEDAILERHAGTGLIRHDAPLNEANIDPDAAKVVRRLERSGYQAYLVGGCVRDLLLNGRPKDFDVATNARPEDVRGLFRNCRIIGRRFRLAHILFGGGKVIEVATFRRNPQVENPGEDDAPPSYDDLLIRSDNVFGDAHEDALRRDFTINALFYDLDRRQVLDWCGAMQDIQRRAIHTIGNPVVRFREDPIRILRAIKFAARLDLGIDPDVYEAMVGCRDELAKAARPRIFEEILRLLRGGAAHRSMWLLWETGIMAVLIPELSAFLDDGDATDGGADRFWRSMDIIDEMTKERGGPLDDVVLFTTLLREPLEEATSGVRDRGQATLEFIDPIIARIALPRRVADAMRGIAALKPRLWTAARSLPEGEVPRLGRLARSEVIVQALDVVEIDLRARQMPAVGLQSLRRELPAELYDRSRGTPRRRAMPERRRLSSGPPARRR; encoded by the coding sequence ATGCGACAGCCCAAGCAAAAGAACACGTTGTTGATGACCCCCTCGGATTCCCCGCCCGACGATGGGCCGCGGTCCGACTGGCCCGATTTACCTGAGCTCCCCTCGTTCACGATCCAACACGCCGACGAGTACGTGGCCCGGCAAGAGCCGCCCGAAAGTCTCTCGGCCGAGGACGCTGCAGCGGCCTTCAGACCGGACGAGGACGCGATTCTCGAGCGCCATGCCGGAACTGGACTCATCCGCCATGACGCCCCCCTGAACGAGGCCAACATCGATCCGGACGCGGCCAAAGTCGTGCGCCGGTTGGAACGCAGCGGCTACCAGGCCTACCTGGTGGGAGGCTGCGTTCGCGATCTCCTCCTCAATGGCCGCCCCAAAGACTTCGATGTCGCCACCAACGCGCGCCCCGAAGACGTACGCGGCTTGTTTCGCAACTGCCGCATCATCGGTCGCCGTTTCCGTCTTGCCCACATCCTCTTCGGCGGTGGCAAGGTCATCGAGGTGGCCACCTTCCGCCGCAACCCGCAGGTCGAGAACCCGGGCGAGGACGACGCGCCGCCGAGCTACGACGACCTTCTCATCCGCAGCGACAACGTCTTCGGCGACGCGCATGAAGACGCCCTCCGGCGCGACTTCACCATCAACGCGCTCTTCTACGATCTCGACCGGCGCCAAGTCCTCGACTGGTGCGGGGCGATGCAGGACATCCAGCGTCGCGCCATCCACACCATCGGCAACCCGGTGGTTCGCTTCCGCGAAGATCCCATCCGCATCCTGCGCGCGATCAAATTCGCGGCGCGCCTCGACCTGGGCATCGACCCCGACGTGTACGAGGCCATGGTCGGTTGCCGGGACGAGCTCGCGAAGGCCGCGCGCCCGCGTATTTTCGAAGAAATTTTGCGGCTTCTGCGGGGTGGCGCTGCCCACCGTTCGATGTGGCTCCTCTGGGAGACCGGCATCATGGCCGTGCTCATTCCGGAGCTTTCCGCCTTCCTCGACGACGGAGACGCCACCGACGGTGGCGCGGATCGCTTCTGGCGAAGCATGGACATCATCGACGAGATGACCAAAGAGCGCGGCGGTCCGTTGGACGACGTGGTGCTCTTCACCACCTTGCTCCGCGAGCCGCTCGAAGAGGCCACCTCCGGCGTTCGCGACCGCGGGCAGGCCACCCTCGAGTTCATCGACCCCATCATTGCGCGCATCGCCCTGCCGAGGCGCGTGGCCGATGCCATGCGCGGCATTGCCGCGTTGAAGCCGCGCCTCTGGACGGCTGCACGCAGCCTCCCCGAGGGCGAGGTTCCGCGCCTCGGCCGCCTCGCGCGGAGCGAGGTCATCGTGCAAGCGCTCGATGTCGTCGAGATCGATCTTCGCGCGCGCCAGATGCCCGCCGTGGGGCTGCAGTCGCTCCGGCGCGAGCTGCCCGCGGAGTTGTACGATCGCAGCCGAGGCACGCCGCGCCGCCGGGCCATGCCCGAGCGGCGCCGTCTCAGCAGCGGGCCCCCCGCCCGCCGCCGCTAA